The genomic DNA CCTGTTTTTCTTTATTGATAAATAATGTTAGTTCATAAGAAAGAGGATATGTAGCATATATGGGGGAAGAAAGGGATGTCTGTGTGAGTCTAAAGAAAATTAAGTGGATCATTAACCTATGTTTTAACCGACTAAGCTATAACTCTGTGGAGATAAGGGAAGACAGCTCAAGCCCCTCTAGGTTTTCCGTAtctgggggggactggaactgtcagctaaGTGGTAATAAACTGTGGAGAGATTTTAGGAGATAATCCAGATATTGTGTGTAAGATATGTGCGTAAGTGTGTTAGAATGGACTTTTGATTAGCTTGTCCTTGTTGGAGAAGAGGAGGGACATTTAGAAAGCTATGACGCTGTTTGTGATATATGATCTAATGTACATGTTTTTTTTGGTCAGAGATCTCTCGAGAATAAATGCTATTGATTAATTTGGACACGGGTCTCTGtctattttatgcaaataagaatcttacaaattcttataaacgGACAGAGTGTTTGCATTGTTATAATAAAATTGGTTAACAAACATTTAGGAAACTATTTCCTTCAACAGTTTTTGACTGAAGCTCGTTGAACCACTGAAAATAACAACTTAACTTCCCTCTTTTGGGACCCATATAGCAGAGTCTGATGTACTATCTTCATGTTGACTCTGGTAAACAGGACGCTACAATGTCAGGAAACAAGTAGGACTTTTATTAATATACTAATACAAACAAATACAACATTTGTGTGCCTGAGTTTGAgacaaagatagagagagacagaggcagaggagGAAGTTCTGTGCACTGTGTATGTGTTACagtatgttgtcatggtgatgttaAACCACTTTCTCACACATCCAGTTGAGTTTGCTGTCACATGACATGTCATTCCATGACTTTAGAGGACTCTGATCTTCGTGTATCTCAGCACAGTCCTCGTCCCCAGTAGGACCTGAATTATCAGGCTGTTTGGCATACCAGTACCTaaagggttaacaacagtcacaTATCATGGTtattaccagtacctacagggttaaaaacagtcagatatcatgattaataccagtacctacagggttaaaaacagcaggatttcatggttaataccagtacctacagggttaaaaatagtcagatatcatggttaataccagtacctacagggttaaaacagtcagatatcatggttaaaacCAGtagctacagggttaaaaacagtcagacaTCACATCATAATACTAAATAATATGTCAACATCTTATAGTTAACTACTATGTGTACTGCTATCATCAATGACAGGAACCTGTATAGAAAAAGGTTGAAAGGAGCCTTATTGACAGATTAGTTATCATCTCTCACCTTGTGGTCAGTGGGGTGCCGTCCACCCATTTCCAGGTCCCttcagtaacagagtcagtcagaccAATCCAGACTCTCTTCTTGAGGTTGAAGAGAAATGTCTGTTGTTGAGAAAGATAAATTAGCAGATGTATATGTTTGATCATATCTACCCCCTGCACACCCATCGCCTCTCCATCTCACctgttcctctctgctgtttatgatcaccaggtctgctcctctctccagacaggcctctctgctctccttccaGGTTTTAGTCTCAGTAGACAGGAAGTACCAACTGGATTCAAACTTCTTCCAGCCTTCAGGACAGGTTTGAATATATTGATGAACATACGAATTTCCTTCAATTTATCACACTGGACACTTAATGAAAGAACACAGACTGATGATTAGTTGTGTGGGATTAATGATAATGTATTACTGTAGGTTTACTCACTGAGATTGATAAGCCTCCAGTTAAGaaactctctctcagtctgtagcttgtctctctctttagtcatggTGTTGTAAGTGGTCTGTAGCTGGGCTCTCTCTTTAGTCatggtgttgtaactggtctgtagctggtctctctctttagtcatggtgttgtaactggtctgtagctggtctctctctttagtcaggttgttgtagctggtctgtagCTGTTCTATCTCTGCAGATGAGTTGGTCTTATAGGCTATGAAGCTCTTAGAGACCCCATCATCTGTTATCACAACAACAAAGTGTATCAATAAAATAGATAATCTGGTGAATTGTAGGTGAATGCTGGTGAATTGTAGGAATTGTAATTTAAGActtacagtagacagacaggcctatgatcccagccagtagaaCACACAGCAGCCCCAGACACACTGCAGCAACTCTGGAGGATCTCTTCCCTGAGTTATCAGGTTCTGTGGACACAGATACTGTACATAGCATCAATGAGACACAATAACACTTTTAAAGTGATGTTTTCTCACCCCATCTCACTTCCTGTTGAGGGGGACTTGTGGTTGTTAAAGATACAGCTTCACACTTTAACAGAATATATAGTTTCCAGCTACAGCTATCTCCTAGCCTTGCTAACATTAgcctgctagctaatgttagtagAATTCATATGTTTAGGACAATCGTAACatatacaaattgtaattcgtaacatgtcATACAAAATGTAAATCGTAACATCATAGAAATTGTAATATGTAATATAGTGTCCAGCTACAGCTATCTCCTAGccttgctaacgttagccagctagctaatgttagtagAATTCATATGTTTAGGACATTCGTAACatatacaaattgtaattcgtaacatgtcATACAAAATGTAAATCGTAACATCATagaaattgtaatttgtaacatacaaAATGGAtcatggtgtcacgccctgaacttagagagcctttttatgtctctatttggtttggtcagggtgtgatttggggtgggcattctatatttttgttttctatgattttgtatttttatgttttggccgggtatggttctcaatcagggacagctgtctttcgtggtctctgattgggaaccaaacttaggtagcccttttccctcctttctagGTGGaaacactctgatgtttctatgaaactgtttgaatgatgtctgtgaatataactgaactcatatggcaggcaaaaacctgagaaaaaaatccaaccgggaagtgggaaatctgaggtttgtaggttttcaactcatcgcctagcacatacacagtgggatatgggtcagtttgcacttcctacggcttccactagatgtcaacagtctgtagaaccttgtctgatgcctctactgtgaagtggggccgaaggagacgggaatgagtaaggtctatcatgagctgaccatgctctgaccatgcgcgttcacatgagagggagctctgttccatcgcacttctgaagacaatggaattctccggttggaacattattgaaaatgtatgttaaaaacatcctaaagattgattcaatacatcgtttgacatgtttctaatgactgttacggaactttttgacatttcgtctgcttttagtgaacgcgcgtcctgactttggatttgttaaccaaacacgctaacaaaaatagctatttggacataaattatggacattatcgaacaaaacgaacatttcttgtggaagtgggagtcctgggagtgcattccaacgaagatcagcaaaggtaagtggagatttataatgctatttatgagttttgttgactgcacaatttggcgggtaactgtatggcttccttttgtggctgaacgctgttctcagattattgaatattgtgcttttgccgtaaagctttttgaaatctgacacaacatgtatctttcatcaaagtttatgatgagtatttctgttatttgatgtggttCTCTGCAATTTtccagatattttggaggcatttctgaacatggcgccaatgtaaactgaggtttttggatttaaatatgaactttatcgaacaaaacatatatgtattttgtaacatgaagtcctatgagtgtcatctgatgaagataatcaaaggttagtgattaatgttatctctatttctgctttttgtgactcctgtcattgGCTGgataaatggctgtgtttttctgtgattttgcggtgacctaacataatcgtttgtggtgctttcgctgtaaagcctttttgaaatcggacactgtggtgggattaacaagaagtgtatctttaaaatggtgtgaaatacttgcatgcttgaggaattttaattgtgagatttctgttgtttgaatttggcgccctgctcattcactggctgttgtcatattgatcccgttaacgggattgcagccataagaagttaaaaaaaatattgttccTTCATTTACTAATCTGTGCTTTGTTATTCTTATTATTAAAGTTATGAGCATAggtggggcggcagcgtagcctagtggttagagcattggactagtaaccagaaaggtttcaagatcaaatccctgagccgacaaggtacaaaatttgtcgttctgcccctgaacaaggcagttacacCATCATtgagaataagaatttgttcttattaactgacttgcctagtaaaataatagGTTTATATTTTTGGGAAAATCACATGACATTTTTCTAATAAAACTATTAGACTAACTAGTATGTCTACATACTCTCCTCTAAATCTAAAAAGAACAATTATTTGTCttattttttctctcttcttcaTTCTATTAATTTCCTTCttcctcctctatgtctctctctgacactaaGGATCTATCTCAattagtctctcctctcctctcctctcctctcctcctatctcctatctcctctcctcctatctcctatctcctctccttctatctcctctcctccgtgTCACTGTATCCAAAGATCAACATAGTAATTTCTACCAGCTAGCTAATGCTAGTAGAATTCATATGTTTAGGATGTTCATATGTTTATTGTAtgtttttgcaaatttgtaacatatcattgtaatttgtaacatatcatacaaaatggatgatgggCATCCACAATTtgatacataccatatgaaaggTAATATATCATATTATAATGGAGTGTCTCTGATTTACGTACGGAATAATACAAAATGTTTTGAGACGAGGTTGGAAATACACAGTGGCGagttacagtacatactgtaggacTATATCAGCATAGTAATTACtagacactgagagagagagcttcGAATCatgtaaaaatatatgttttgactCATGGATGTCATTTCATGAGAACTGTAGATGTATTATAGAAGCCGAGTACTATTTTCATTTGAAAATGTAATGGAAAGAGAGACAAAATGTGTTGATAATGGTATGCTCATCTTTGACAGTGTCTTTAAAGCTGTAAAAACATAGGACTATGTCTATAATTGAGGAGGATGTTTGTATTACAGTGTCTGACTGTCTGGATCTCTGTGTTGTTTAGGTACTGGCAGACGGACTGTGTTGAGACAAACTATGGACAAGAAGAACCTGTAAAGACTTGGAATGATGACAAATATCATAACTGGATCTGTGAGAAAGTGGTGTAACTATAACCTACTATGacgaagtcctctctctctctctctctctctctctctctctctctctctctctctctctctctctctctctctctctctctctctctctctctcctctctctctctctctctctctctctctctctctctctctcctctctctctctctctctctctctctctctctctctctctctctctctctctctctctctctctctctctctctctctctctctctctctctctctctctctctctctctctcatgttgatgGTTGGATACAGTACTGAATTGTTCAGTGATGATTCCACCTAGTGGTTAAAATGAGAGATTAACTCACATAGAGGTGAAAtagtggtattacagacttgtcTATGGGCTAGGGGAGACTTGTCTACAATCCTAGGGGAGGTGCCTTGGACTTTCTCCTATAAT from Salvelinus fontinalis isolate EN_2023a unplaced genomic scaffold, ASM2944872v1 scaffold_1763, whole genome shotgun sequence includes the following:
- the LOC129849936 gene encoding C-type lectin domain family 4 member M-like; its protein translation is MSEGVYENTDGFEDNKSNAMKNTDIDGQLYGNFKPSPRDGVVASVHVQWWKRPSGVAAVCLGLLCVLLLAGIIGLSVYYDGVSKSFIAYKTNSSAEIEQLQTSYNNLTKERDQLQTSYNTMTKERDQLQTSYNTMTKERAQLQTTYNTMTKERDKLQTEREFLNWRLINLRNSYVHQYIQTCPEGWKKFESSWYFLSTETKTWKESREACLERGADLVIINSREEQTFLFNLKKRVWIGLTDSVTEGTWKWVDGTPLTTRYWYAKQPDNSGPTGDEDCAEIHEDQSPLKSWNDMSCDSKLNWMCEKVV